A window of Methylobacterium bullatum genomic DNA:
GACACGCTGCCGCGCAGCGACGGCGCCCGCGTCGACCATCTCGTGGTCCTCGGCCTCGTACCGCCCAGCGCCCGTGTCCTCGATATCGGCTGCGGCGACGGCACGCTCCTGGCGCTGTTGCGCGACCGGCGCGGCGTCGACGGGCGCGGCATCGAGCTGTCCCGCGAGGGCGTCAACGCCTGCCTCGCGCGGGGCCTGCCGGTGATCCAGGGCGACGCCGACACCGATCTCGCCAATTACCCCGACGACGCCTTCGACGTGGTGGTCCTGTCCCAGACCATCCAGGCGACGCGCAACCCGCGCATCGTCCTGGAACACCTGCTCCGCATCGGCCGGCAGGTGGTGATCTCGTTCCCGAATTTCGGCCATTGGCGGGTCCGCTCGGAACTGGCCTTCCGGGGCCGGATGCCGGTGACCGAGCTGATGCCGGAGGAGTGGTACGAGACCCAGAACATCCACCATTGCACCATCCGGGACTTCGTCGGCCTGTGCCGGACCGTGGGGGCCGAGATCGAGAAGGCCACGGCGCTCAACGCGCGCGGCCGGCCGATGCGGATCTCCATGCCGTGGTGGGTCTGGAACCTGTTCGGCGCGCAGGGGGTGTTCCTCCTGCGGCGCGGCGACGGATCGTCGTCCGACCCGACATAGGGCGATCCAGACGCCCCTCCCGCGAAGCGAGGGTACGGCGGCCGGCGCCCGGCATGCGGCAATCTCCACCGATGGCCCGCATGGACGACATCCGGCATGAAGGGCGGCCGATGGCGCAGGAGGAGACATCCTATTGAGGTTTGGGGATCGAGACCGGACACGAGCGGAAGAGTCGCGTTCGCCGACGATCACGCATTTGCAGCAGGCATCCAGCGGCCGGTCCTTCGCCCTGCAACTGCTCATTGTCCTGGTCCTGCTCGTCACCGCGCAGACCTATGACGGATCGATCCACGGGCTGGGACATTGGATCGTCCTGTCCGTCTATGCCGGGGCCTCGATCCTCCTGGCGCTGCTGAGCCTGCGAACGGCACCGGGGACCGGCATCCCCGTGGGCCCGAGCCGAGGGCGGCTCGGCTGGGGTTCGACCCTCCTCAATGCCAGCGTCGCGATCTACGTCCTCGTCGAGCACATGTTTCTGGGCGCCGCCGACACGGAGGAGGCCGCCGCCGCGGTCAGCCGGATCCCGGCTTTCCTGATCCTGCTCCAGACCGCGCTCACCATGCGCGTCTGGCACACCTGCCTCTTCGCCGGTCTGGTGACGGCGGGGTGGGGCGGCGCCATCCTGTTCGTCTATCTCTCGCCCGAGAGCCAGCACCTCGGACCGCACGTCACCCTCGACGAGGAGGTGCCGGGGCTTCTCACCTTCATGGTCGCCAGCCTCGTGGTCCTCGACGGTGTGCGGCGGCTGACCTGGGCGGTGGCGGCGACGTTCCGGCTGGAGCGGGAGCGCCTGATCCTCACCCGCTTCGTGCCGGCCGCCGTCGCCGAGGATCTGGCGCAGGGCGGCGGTCCGGGCGAGGTCCAGGAGCGTCATGCCTGCCTGTTCGCCCTCGACATCCGTGGCTTCTCGGCGCTGACGCGGACACGGCCTCCCCAGCAGGTTGTGGAGGTCCTCATGGAGATGCGCGCCCTGACGCACCGGGCCGTGACGGAACGCGGCGGCATCGTCGACAAGTATATCGGCGACGGGGTGCTGGCGCAGTTCCTCGTCGGCCCTCCCCAGGCGCAGGCGCGCGCGGCCTTCACCTGTGCCGAGGCGGTCCAGCTGCGGCTGGCGGCCCTCAACCGGCGCCTCGCGGAGAAAGGTCTTCCCTCCCTGCGCGTCACCATCGCGCTGCATGCCGGCGACGTCCTGGTCGGCGTCTTCGACGACGGTCATCGCGCGGAATTCACCGTCCTCGGCCCAGCGATGAACACCCTCGCGCGCATCGAGGCACGGGCCAAGGCCGTGGACCTCCCGATCGCCATCTCGGAGGATTTTCGCGATCTCCTTGCCGGCTCCGGCGCGAGCGGTCTCAACTGGATCTCGGCCGGGACGGTGAGCGAAGCCTCCGGGCCCCGGCTCTACGCCGTCGCGCACTGAATCGTATCCGGCCCGATGCCATCGGCAGGCTCGTCACTGAGTGTCTCTCACAAAACTCCCGCTGCACCGTCGTGCCGTGAGCGAGAACCGACGGTGACCGGGAGTTTTGTGAGGCACTCTTAATCCCGCATGGTTCGTGTGCCGTGACACGTCATGAAGGAAAAAGACTTCCTATATCAGGTTCATGCAGAGAGAAGCGGGCCAAACATCTGGTCTGCGCTGTAAAGGAACTTGTTAAACGCCATGATGAACCGTATCGCCGCCGTCGCTACCGCTCTTGTGCTTGGCGCTGCTTCGATCTCTTCTGCAACGGCGTTCGAGCGCCCCTCGCGCTACACCGCTTTCTCGCCCTATGACGTCACCGAGACCGGCTCCCTCAGGGAGGTCAGCCGCCCGCCCGCCTATCTGGGCTGCCCGATGAGCTCGGCCGCCGAAGGCAATGCCAACCAGCAGAATTTCCCGGTCCAGCAATACGGTCAGACCTCCGGCGGAAACCGTTGCTGATCCTTTGAGACGAGAGGGACGAACATGGTTCTGAAGGGCTTTTCCTACGCCATGATCGGTGCCTTCGCGGGCGGCCTGATCTGGACGATCGTCGGTGCCGCGAGCGTCTTCCTGGCCTCGTAGGCCGGATCGTTCACAAAGACCGGAACGCTGTGCGGCGGGGCGAGAGCCCCGCCGTTTCCATGTCAGGGATCGCGCCGGATCTCCAGGGTGGCGACCTCGTAGGTGATCGCCGCTCCCCCTGTCTCGAACTGCCTGATCACCGTGCGCAACGCGCCGGGCGAGAGGGGGCGCGCAACGCCCGGCGTTCCGGCCCCGATGGCGCGGAGCGATCGGAGGAAGGCCCGGCCGTCGGCATGTGTCTCGACGACCGGCTCCAGGAACAAGTTGCTCGTGCAGCCGGCGAAACGGAGCCGGGCCAGGGCCTCCGCCGTCGGATAGGACGGTGTGGCGGGGCGATGGCCGACGGCGTCATGCGCCGCGTGCCATTCGCGGAACGTGCCGGACGCCAGGGTCGTCACCGCGAGGAACCCGCCGGGAGCCAGCAGACCGGAAAGGCGGCCGAGCGCGCTCTCCAGATCCTCGAACCATTGCGCGGCCAGGCTCGAACAGATCAGGTCGAAGCCCGGCGCCAGGCAGGGCCGCTCGCCGTCCATGACGAGAAACGCCAAATCCCGCCGATGCCGCATGCGCTCGCGCGCCCGCCGGATCATGGTGGGCGCCAGATCCGAGGCCACCATCAGGCCGGGCGTCACATGAGCGAGGACGGCCTGTGTGAGGAAGCCGGTGCCGCAGCCGATCTCGAGAATGCGCGGCGACGGGGGAAGGGGCAGGGCGGCGATGCGCTGCGCCAGCCGCGCAGCGACCTCCGCCTGGATGATTCCGGCGGCATCGTAATCGTCCGCCCCGTCGAAGGCCCGGGCCACAGCCTGTTTCCAGGGACGCATCGGTGCCGTCGGCGGGATCATCGGTGAGGCTGCGATAGACCGGGCGCGGGGGGCGCTCAAGCGTCCCGGCGCGACTTGCGCTTCCGGCCGCGCAAAAGGGAAGCCTCGGCCGTCCACACTCATACACAGGTGAGCGATCACTCGGCATCGTTGACGAACGCTTTACGAAAAGCTGCCCATTGTTCCGATATGTGGCGTAGCGTACTCGCGTTTTCCGTTCTCGGCCTCATCGGCGCAGGTCTCACCGGCTGTGGACGCAGCCCGTTCGAGAGCCGCGAGGCTTGGCGCGACCAGACCGAACAGGCCTGCAACGCCAAGCGGCTGGTGGAGACAACCGAGTTCGTCACCCCGGCCAAGGAGATCAACGGTCCGGGCGTCTGCGGCATGCTCCAGCCCTATCGGATCACCCGTCTCGGCAAGGGCTCGGTCGTCCTGAAACAGCGGATGACGCTGGCCTGCCCGGCCCTGGCCGAGGCCGAGGCATGGCTGGCCGACACGATCCAGCCCGCCGCCAACCTGTATTTCGGCCAGCCCGTGGCCGAGATCAACGCCGGCTCCTATGCCTGCCGCGGCCGCAACAACCAGGCCGGCGCCAAGCTCTCGGAGCATTCGTTCGGCAATGCCGTCGACATCATGTCGTTCAAGCTCGCCGACGGCTACGTCATCACCGTGAAGGGCGGCTGGCGCGGCACCGAGGCCGAGCAGGGTTTTCTGCGCGAAGTCTTCGTGGGGGCCTGCGCACGCTTCTCCACCGTGCTCGCCCCCGGCTCCAACGTGTTCCACTACGACCATATCCACGTGGATCTCGCCCGCCACGACCCGCGCGGCCTCAAGCGCATCTGCCAGCCGCTGCTGAAATTCACGCCGCAACTCGGCGCCGACGGCGTGCCCCGGCCGGTCTCGCGTCCGCGCCCGGTGGAGCGCCAGCCCGCCCCGCCCCAGGCCCCGTCGATATCGAAGAGGACGATCCCTACGGCGTGGCGCCGATGTCCTCGAACCGGAGCCCGGCCAGGACGAGCCCGCAGGTCGCCCGCGCGCCCTCCCCCGGCCTTTCCGCTGCCGCCCCGTCGAATCGGGCGCCTTCCGCCTATGCCTCCACCCCGGCGGCCCGGCCGGTACAGCGCCCGCAGACATCGCGTCTGGCCTCCGCGCCGACCTATGCCGAACCGGCGCCGGGCTTCTCGGAGGAGCCGCTGTCGCTTGCCGCCCCGGGCCTCTCGGACCCGATCTACTGAGGGCCGGACTGTGTTCCGGTCGCCCCAGGACGGAATGAAAGCGACGCCGCCCGGCCTCTTGCGCTTGACACCGCCCGGACAGACGCCATCGTCCCCGGATGAACGGACTCCAGCGAAAAGACGCCGGCATGCGCCCGAATTTCCTCGCCACCGCCCTGGCCCTCGGCCTCGTCCTCGCGGGTAGCCTCCAACCCGCCTTCGCCCGCTCGGGCCGCGAGGAGATCACCCCTGCCGAGGAACGTGAGTTTCCCTTCGACGGGCAGATTCCGGGCTGTCAGGATTCCTCGGTGCTGGAACAGATGTCGAGCCAGTTCGCCGAGAAGGAGGCGAAGTTCTGGAATTCGAGCCTCACCATCGTCGGCTATGACCGGATCGAGCGGACGGCCTGGCGCCCCTGGGGCCTCGACACCTATCCCCGCCGCTTCTGCAGCGCGGTGGCGACCACGTCGGACGGGATCAAGCGCAAGGTGGATTATTCCGTGCGCGAGGGACTCGGCTTCATCGGCGTGACCTGGGGCGTGGAGTTCTGCGTCCACGGCCTCGACCGCAACCTCGCCTATGCCTACGCCACGGCCTGCCGCGAAGCCCGTCCGTGAGACGAGCCGCCGCGCTCGCCGGACTGGCGCTGACGGCTCTCGCCGGAACCGCGCAAGCGCAAGGCTACGGACGCGGCGGCACGCCCGGCGAGTTCGATTTCTATGTGCTGGCCCTGTCCTGGTCGCCGACCTATTGCGAGACGGCCGGACGGCGTGACGCCGACGGCCAGTGCCGGCCGGGTCGCGGCCTCGGCTTCGTCGTCCATGGGCTGTGGCCGCAATACACGCGGGGCTACCCGTCCGACTGCTCCTCCGTGGAACGCTCTCCCACCCGGCAGGCCATGGATGTGGCCGGCGAGGTCTATCCGAGCGAGGGGCTCGCCCGGCACGAGTGGCGCAAGCATGGGACCTGTTCGGGCCTCGATCCGATGTCGTATTTCAAGGCCGCCGCCCAGGCGAGGGAGGCAGTAACCATCCCGGCCGCCTTCGCCAAGCCGGATTCCGACACGCGCATCGCACCCGTCGATATCGCCCGCCAGTTCGTGGCGGCCAATCGGGGCCTGCGCCCGGACATGATGTCGGTCACCTGCACCCGGGGCGAGTTGCAGGAGGTGCGGATCTGCTTCACCAGGGATCTGCGCGGCTTCACGCCCTGCCCCGAAGTGGCACGGCAGAATTGCCGTGCGGGCGAGATCGCCGTCGACGCGAGCCGGTGAGGCCAGGAACCTGCGCCCATGAACTACAGGCACGCCTTCCACGCCGGTAATTTCGCCGACGTGCTCAAGCATCTCGTGCTGACGCGCGTTCTGCATCATCTTCAGGCCAAGCCCACGGGCTTTCGCGCCATCGACACCCATGCGGGCCTCGGTTTCTACGATCTCACCGGTGACGAGGCCGGGCGGACAGGCGAGTGGCACGACGGCTGGGGGCGTCTCGATACCCCCTTCCCCGACGAGGTCGAGGCGCTGTTCGGCCCCTATCGCGAGGCGGTCGCCGCCACCCAGGCGCGCCATGGGGCCAACATTTATCCCGGCTCTCCGGCGATCATCCGCGAATTCCTGCGGCCCAGCGACCAGGGCGTCTTCGTCGAACTGCACCCGGCCGATGCCGAGATCCTGCGCGAGCGTTACAACCAGGATCCGCGCACCAAGGTGATGCATCTCGACGGCTGGACCGCCCTCAACGCGCTGATCCCTCCTCCCGAACGGCGCGGCGTCGTGCTGATCGACCCGCCTTACGAGGAACTCGGCGAGGTCGAGAGGCTCGGCTCGGCGCTGGCCAAGGCCGTCGCGAAATGGCCGACGGGCATCTATCTCGGCTGGTATCCGATCAAGGACGTGGCGCTCATCGACCGTATGGTGGCGGAGCTCGACCGCTCACTCTCCCGGCCCGCCCTGCGCATCGACCTGATGATTTCGGAGCCCTATCCGAACCGTCTCAACGGAAACGGCCTCATCGTCATCAACCCGCCCTGGCGTCTCGCCGACGAGGCGGCCCTGTTCCTGCCCGCCCTGGCCGAGCGGCTGGCGCGCGGCGATTACGGGGCGTTCCGCTGCGACGCGTTCGGCGTCGAGGCTTGAACCCTACCGTGAAGGTCGTCCCTGCCGTGAACTCCGCGATTCCCGTGGCCAGCGCCGCCATTCCGGGCAGCGTCGATACGATGCGTCTCGTCCGCTACGACGATGCCTACTCGATCATGGTCGGCACGGCCGAACTGATGAACGACCGGCACCGCGATTCGGAGCGGGCGCTGGCCACGGTCACCTGCGCGCGGCTCGAGGGAAACCCGGCGCCGAAGATCCTCATCGGCGGGCTCGGCATGGGGTTCACCCTGCGTGCGGCCCTCGACGCCCTCGGCCCCCGGGCGGAGGTCGTCGTGGCCGAATTGATGCCGGCGGTCATCGCCTGGGCGAGCGGCCCCCTCGCCCATCTTTTCACCGGGAGCCTCGACGATCCGCGCGTGACCCTGGTCGAGGCTGACGTGAACCGTCTCATCCAGTCGGGACAGGCTCAGTACGATGCCATCCTCCTCGACGTCGACAATGGCCCCAAGGGCCTGACGCGCCGGGAGAACGACCGCCTCTACGATGGCTGGGGCCTCAAGCGGGCGCATTATGCCCTGCGACCAGGCGGCATCCTGGCCGTCTGGTCCGGGGGGCCGGACCGCCGGTTCAAGAAGCGGCTCCGGCGCTTCGGCTTCGATGTCGAGGAACACCGCTATCCCGCCCATCCCGGCGGACGCCGGCACGTGCTCTGGATCGCCGTAAGGACGAACGTACAAGCCGAGGCGGGCCGGCGGAACGGGTAGTCCCGTCGCCGTCCCGTCCCGCCGGGTCGATCTCAGTAATTGTAGGACCGGCGGGGATAGGCCTGGTTCGGTGCGTAGCCGGCTCCACGCTGCTGCACCCGCGAGCCGTACTCGATCTCACGCTGCTGCTTGGCGCGGCGATTGGCGAGATAGCGACCGCCGATGCAGCCCGCGACCGCACCCACCACGCCGCGTTCGGCCAGGTAATGCCCGGCGAGGCCGCCGATGATCGCGCCCTTGATGCAGCCTTTGG
This region includes:
- the cyaA_2 gene encoding Adenylate cyclase 1, which produces MRFGDRDRTRAEESRSPTITHLQQASSGRSFALQLLIVLVLLVTAQTYDGSIHGLGHWIVLSVYAGASILLALLSLRTAPGTGIPVGPSRGRLGWGSTLLNASVAIYVLVEHMFLGAADTEEAAAAVSRIPAFLILLQTALTMRVWHTCLFAGLVTAGWGGAILFVYLSPESQHLGPHVTLDEEVPGLLTFMVASLVVLDGVRRLTWAVAATFRLERERLILTRFVPAAVAEDLAQGGGPGEVQERHACLFALDIRGFSALTRTRPPQQVVEVLMEMRALTHRAVTERGGIVDKYIGDGVLAQFLVGPPQAQARAAFTCAEAVQLRLAALNRRLAEKGLPSLRVTIALHAGDVLVGVFDDGHRAEFTVLGPAMNTLARIEARAKAVDLPIAISEDFRDLLAGSGASGLNWISAGTVSEASGPRLYAVAH
- the bioC_3 gene encoding Malonyl-[acyl-carrier protein] O-methyltransferase; its protein translation is MIPPTAPMRPWKQAVARAFDGADDYDAAGIIQAEVAARLAQRIAALPLPPSPRILEIGCGTGFLTQAVLAHVTPGLMVASDLAPTMIRRARERMRHRRDLAFLVMDGERPCLAPGFDLICSSLAAQWFEDLESALGRLSGLLAPGGFLAVTTLASGTFREWHAAHDAVGHRPATPSYPTAEALARLRFAGCTSNLFLEPVVETHADGRAFLRSLRAIGAGTPGVARPLSPGALRTVIRQFETGGAAITYEVATLEIRRDP
- a CDS encoding Ribonuclease encodes the protein MRRAAALAGLALTALAGTAQAQGYGRGGTPGEFDFYVLALSWSPTYCETAGRRDADGQCRPGRGLGFVVHGLWPQYTRGYPSDCSSVERSPTRQAMDVAGEVYPSEGLARHEWRKHGTCSGLDPMSYFKAAAQAREAVTIPAAFAKPDSDTRIAPVDIARQFVAANRGLRPDMMSVTCTRGELQEVRICFTRDLRGFTPCPEVARQNCRAGEIAVDASR
- the rlmJ gene encoding Ribosomal RNA large subunit methyltransferase J; the protein is MNYRHAFHAGNFADVLKHLVLTRVLHHLQAKPTGFRAIDTHAGLGFYDLTGDEAGRTGEWHDGWGRLDTPFPDEVEALFGPYREAVAATQARHGANIYPGSPAIIREFLRPSDQGVFVELHPADAEILRERYNQDPRTKVMHLDGWTALNALIPPPERRGVVLIDPPYEELGEVERLGSALAKAVAKWPTGIYLGWYPIKDVALIDRMVAELDRSLSRPALRIDLMISEPYPNRLNGNGLIVINPPWRLADEAALFLPALAERLARGDYGAFRCDAFGVEA
- the speE_2 gene encoding Polyamine aminopropyltransferase, whose protein sequence is MKVVPAVNSAIPVASAAIPGSVDTMRLVRYDDAYSIMVGTAELMNDRHRDSERALATVTCARLEGNPAPKILIGGLGMGFTLRAALDALGPRAEVVVAELMPAVIAWASGPLAHLFTGSLDDPRVTLVEADVNRLIQSGQAQYDAILLDVDNGPKGLTRRENDRLYDGWGLKRAHYALRPGGILAVWSGGPDRRFKKRLRRFGFDVEEHRYPAHPGGRRHVLWIAVRTNVQAEAGRRNG